From the Flavimarina sp. Hel_I_48 genome, one window contains:
- a CDS encoding polysaccharide biosynthesis/export family protein — translation MKKIIFCLILFTIFSSCRSRNLAYFSDIENRDEISEPLPEVREAKIRPDDILSITVTTINPEANALFNTGEVIEQGSTLDYRNTRSNLYREGYLVDTNGNIDFPVIGLVKVGGLTRNEAKNLLIDKLVKVVKDPIINIRYLNYRITVVGEVNRPDTFTIPSEQITIFQALGMAGDMTAFGKRDNVLVMRKENGMLNLKRLNLNKKDVLTSSYFYLQPNDVVYVEPDKAKGIQASTNTQFWAIATSILTVIVVLVSRI, via the coding sequence ATGAAGAAAATTATTTTTTGTTTAATACTGTTTACGATTTTCAGTTCTTGTCGCAGTCGAAACCTTGCTTATTTTAGTGACATTGAAAATAGAGATGAAATTTCTGAACCACTGCCTGAAGTCCGTGAGGCTAAAATTCGTCCGGATGATATTTTAAGTATAACTGTCACTACTATAAACCCCGAAGCAAATGCCCTATTTAATACCGGCGAAGTAATTGAGCAAGGTTCTACGTTAGATTATCGCAATACACGGTCAAATCTATATCGGGAAGGCTACTTAGTAGATACTAATGGCAACATCGATTTTCCTGTAATTGGCCTGGTTAAAGTTGGCGGACTTACAAGAAATGAGGCTAAAAATCTTTTAATAGATAAATTGGTAAAGGTGGTTAAAGATCCCATCATAAATATTCGATATTTAAATTATAGAATTACTGTGGTGGGAGAAGTTAATCGCCCTGATACCTTTACCATTCCTTCAGAACAGATAACCATCTTTCAGGCTTTGGGAATGGCGGGCGATATGACTGCTTTTGGAAAAAGGGACAATGTGCTGGTTATGAGAAAAGAAAATGGAATGCTTAATTTAAAACGCCTAAACCTTAATAAAAAAGATGTGCTGACATCATCTTATTTTTATCTACAGCCTAATGATGTGGTCTATGTAGAGCCAGATAAAGCTAAAGGTATTCAAGCGAGTACAAACACGCAGTTTTGGGCTATTGCAACTTCTATCTTAACTGTAATTGTTGTTCTTGTAAGCAGAATTTAA
- the rfbC gene encoding dTDP-4-dehydrorhamnose 3,5-epimerase, which translates to MKFERCAIPDVILCKPNIFGDDRGYFMETFRQDKLNEFLGFDVDFCQDNESKSNFGVLRGLHFQNHPYTQSKLVRVMQGKVLDVALDMRKGSPHFGKSVKVELSGENKWQLFIPKGFAHGFVVLSEHATFAYKCDNYYMASHDSGIFFNDPNLNIDWKLSTDAILLSDKDKKQPLFKDSQFFDYYKNLY; encoded by the coding sequence ATGAAATTTGAAAGATGCGCTATTCCTGATGTCATACTTTGCAAACCAAATATATTTGGCGACGACCGAGGATATTTTATGGAAACCTTCCGTCAGGATAAATTGAACGAATTTTTAGGTTTTGATGTCGATTTTTGTCAGGATAATGAATCAAAATCAAATTTTGGAGTTTTACGTGGACTGCATTTCCAGAACCATCCCTATACCCAATCCAAATTAGTACGTGTCATGCAGGGAAAAGTTTTGGATGTGGCATTAGATATGAGAAAAGGATCACCTCATTTTGGGAAAAGCGTGAAGGTTGAACTAAGTGGCGAAAATAAATGGCAACTTTTTATCCCAAAAGGTTTTGCGCATGGATTTGTCGTACTTTCTGAACATGCGACTTTTGCTTATAAATGTGATAATTATTATATGGCATCGCACGATTCGGGAATTTTTTTTAATGACCCAAATTTGAATATTGATTGGAAGTTGAGTACAGATGCCATTTTACTTTCCGATAAAGATAAGAAACAACCGCTATTTAAGGATTCTCAATTTTTTGATTACTACAAAAACCTTTATTAA
- the rfbA gene encoding glucose-1-phosphate thymidylyltransferase RfbA, translating to MKGIILAGGSGTRLYPITKGVSKQLLNVYDKPMVYYPLSVLMLAGIKEVLIISTPEDLPNFEKLLGSGEDIGMNFEYKEQPSPDGLAQAFIIGEDFIGNDSVCLVLGDNIFYGHGLTDIIRKSVKNVDIENKATVFGYYVTDPERYGVVEFDSEGKVLSIDEKPEDPKSNFAVVGLYFYPNSVIEIAKGIKPSARGELEITSVNEAYLSKKNLQVELMGRGYAWLDTGTHDSMLEASNFIHTIEKRQGLKVACIEEIAFEMGYISSDQLIKLAEPLKKTGYGQYLIKRAQTKR from the coding sequence ATGAAAGGTATCATCCTTGCGGGAGGCTCAGGTACACGGCTTTATCCTATAACCAAAGGAGTCTCTAAACAATTGCTCAATGTGTATGATAAGCCTATGGTTTACTATCCACTGTCTGTACTCATGCTTGCGGGAATTAAGGAAGTTCTTATTATTTCTACTCCTGAAGACCTACCTAATTTTGAAAAACTCTTAGGATCAGGAGAGGATATAGGGATGAATTTTGAATATAAAGAACAACCGTCTCCAGACGGTCTCGCACAGGCTTTTATTATAGGTGAAGATTTTATAGGTAATGATTCCGTATGTTTGGTTTTAGGCGACAATATTTTTTATGGGCATGGATTAACGGATATTATTAGAAAATCTGTAAAAAATGTTGACATTGAAAATAAAGCAACTGTTTTTGGCTATTATGTCACCGATCCCGAGAGGTACGGAGTGGTTGAATTTGATTCCGAGGGGAAAGTTTTGAGTATAGATGAGAAACCGGAAGATCCCAAAAGTAATTTTGCCGTGGTAGGCCTTTACTTTTATCCAAATTCTGTCATTGAAATAGCTAAAGGTATTAAACCCAGTGCGCGCGGCGAACTGGAGATAACTTCGGTGAATGAAGCTTATCTAAGTAAAAAAAACCTACAGGTAGAACTTATGGGGCGTGGGTATGCATGGCTTGACACGGGCACACACGATTCTATGCTTGAAGCCTCAAATTTTATACATACCATAGAAAAAAGACAGGGTCTTAAAGTAGCGTGTATTGAAGAAATAGCTTTTGAAATGGGTTACATTTCAAGTGATCAATTAATAAAACTTGCAGAACCTTTAAAGAAAACAGGCTATGGCCAATATCTAATCAAACGTGCTCAAACAAAACGATAA
- a CDS encoding exopolysaccharide biosynthesis polyprenyl glycosylphosphotransferase — protein sequence MVKGSYLIIPISILVHLTIINAVLYNLTPKTYLDVLNIGYYNISWLVIAYSFNYYPTARKERFLTNIHKLFQLYIVYGLSYFAFFALRQFESSLLQEQLYVFGIICFCLLVSRAAFYYIRSKYRLVGGNFINVVVIGRDQNLKKLREVFDEPDLGYRYKGYFANQHSASPTYLGTFKDSLDYIKNNGIDEIYCTVSQLQREELKALIDFADNNLKKLKIIPDNKEVFTRAMSIEHYGTVPVLNLRLLPLEKEYHRIAKRSFDVVFSFLVLVFVLSWITPLMFILIKLDSKGDLFFKQKRHGVNRKVFWCYKFRSMTTSNHANKTMASLSDRRVTRMGQFLRKTSLDELPQFFNVFVGHMSVVGPRPHMELQTGEYQVSVDKYLVRHFVKPGITGLAQVKGFRGEIVTKADIVNRVRLDIFYLEKWSLLFDIQIIAQTVKNILYGEEKAY from the coding sequence ATGGTGAAGGGATCTTATCTTATCATACCGATATCTATACTCGTGCATTTAACAATCATTAATGCCGTGCTTTATAATTTAACGCCTAAAACCTACCTTGATGTTTTAAATATTGGTTACTATAATATCTCCTGGCTGGTGATTGCCTATAGTTTTAATTATTATCCTACAGCCCGAAAAGAGCGTTTTCTGACTAATATTCATAAACTTTTTCAGTTATATATTGTCTATGGTCTTTCCTATTTTGCATTCTTTGCTTTACGTCAGTTTGAATCATCTTTATTGCAAGAACAACTTTATGTATTTGGCATTATTTGTTTTTGTTTATTAGTCAGTAGGGCCGCATTTTATTATATCCGAAGTAAATATAGACTCGTAGGAGGAAATTTTATCAATGTGGTGGTCATAGGCCGAGACCAAAATCTTAAAAAATTACGCGAAGTGTTTGATGAGCCAGATCTGGGTTATCGCTATAAAGGTTATTTCGCAAACCAGCATTCTGCGAGTCCCACCTATCTGGGTACCTTTAAAGATTCTTTGGATTATATAAAGAATAACGGCATAGATGAAATTTACTGTACGGTATCACAATTACAACGAGAAGAATTGAAAGCGTTGATTGATTTTGCCGATAATAATCTCAAGAAATTAAAAATCATACCTGACAATAAGGAAGTTTTTACAAGAGCAATGTCTATTGAACATTATGGCACTGTACCAGTATTGAATTTAAGATTGCTTCCTTTGGAAAAAGAGTATCACAGAATAGCAAAGAGATCCTTTGATGTTGTCTTTTCCTTTCTCGTGCTTGTTTTTGTACTCTCCTGGATCACTCCGTTAATGTTTATTCTAATCAAGCTGGATTCAAAAGGGGATCTTTTTTTTAAACAAAAGCGACACGGAGTTAACCGAAAAGTTTTCTGGTGTTACAAATTTCGATCTATGACTACGAGCAATCATGCAAATAAAACAATGGCCTCCCTTAGTGATAGAAGAGTAACACGCATGGGGCAATTTTTACGAAAAACAAGCCTGGATGAATTGCCCCAATTTTTTAATGTGTTCGTGGGGCACATGAGTGTGGTAGGACCCAGACCGCATATGGAGTTGCAAACCGGAGAGTATCAGGTATCGGTAGATAAATATTTGGTACGTCATTTTGTAAAGCCTGGAATAACAGGGCTTGCTCAGGTTAAAGGTTTTCGTGGGGAAATTGTAACAAAGGCCGATATTGTTAACAGAGTCCGGCTTGATATTTTTTATTTGGAAAAATGGTCGCTCCTTTTTGATATACAGATTATTGCCCAAACTGTAAAGAATATTCTTTATGGAGAAGAAAAAGCATATTAA
- a CDS encoding UpxY family transcription antiterminator: MFWIYYKTPKTPNFMNWFVVYVKPKQEIKVCEQLSDLDVEAYAPCRKETRQWSDRKKQVDIPLFTSYVFVKLSEKERSLVFDVPGVVRYLFWLGKPAIVREKEIATLKDWLESDEIDDVAISQYKAGDRITINKGVLKGREAQIQKVGKATIRMILKELGVVVQVNVREFA; encoded by the coding sequence ATGTTTTGGATTTATTATAAAACCCCTAAAACCCCAAATTTTATGAATTGGTTTGTAGTCTATGTAAAACCCAAACAGGAAATTAAGGTATGTGAGCAACTTTCAGACTTGGACGTTGAAGCTTATGCACCTTGTCGCAAAGAAACCAGACAATGGAGCGATAGAAAAAAGCAAGTTGATATTCCTTTATTTACCTCATATGTCTTCGTCAAATTATCAGAAAAAGAACGTAGTCTCGTCTTTGACGTACCTGGAGTGGTGCGTTATCTCTTCTGGCTGGGCAAACCAGCCATCGTACGCGAGAAGGAAATAGCCACGTTAAAAGACTGGCTTGAAAGTGATGAAATAGATGATGTAGCTATATCACAGTATAAAGCTGGAGACAGAATCACTATTAATAAGGGTGTCTTAAAAGGTAGAGAAGCACAGATACAAAAGGTGGGCAAAGCGACCATAAGAATGATCCTTAAAGAGTTGGGAGTCGTTGTACAGGTCAATGTCAGAGAATTTGCTTAA
- a CDS encoding SDR family oxidoreductase: MFDLQGKIALITGGNGVLGGAIADGLAAEDVKVAILGRTEETVNEAVQKIEKNGGEALALVADVLDKKSLNLAKDKLLKQWGGLDILVNAAGGNRKGATIGPEQTFFDLSLDDFSAVTDLNLKGTVLPSFIFGEILAEHKKGSIINISSMAAQSAITRVVGYSAAKAGIDNFTKWLAVEMAQKYGDGLRVNAIAPGFFVGDQNRDLLLQPDGSLTDRGNTITAQTPMKRFGKPEELQGVALWLAGSGSAFVTGTVIPVDGGFNAFSGV; this comes from the coding sequence ATGTTTGATTTACAAGGCAAAATAGCGTTGATCACCGGTGGTAACGGAGTTTTAGGAGGTGCCATCGCAGACGGACTTGCAGCAGAGGATGTAAAAGTTGCGATTCTTGGAAGGACAGAAGAAACGGTAAACGAAGCTGTTCAAAAGATTGAAAAAAATGGAGGGGAAGCCTTAGCACTGGTTGCAGACGTTCTTGACAAAAAGTCCCTAAATCTTGCAAAAGATAAATTACTAAAGCAGTGGGGAGGACTTGATATTCTGGTTAATGCGGCCGGTGGCAACCGCAAAGGAGCCACAATTGGTCCAGAGCAGACGTTTTTTGACCTTTCACTAGATGACTTTAGCGCTGTTACAGATCTCAACCTAAAGGGAACGGTGTTACCAAGTTTTATATTTGGAGAGATCCTGGCGGAACACAAGAAAGGAAGTATTATTAATATATCCTCAATGGCCGCGCAGAGTGCGATTACCCGTGTGGTAGGTTATTCTGCCGCAAAAGCGGGAATTGATAATTTTACAAAATGGCTAGCTGTTGAAATGGCACAGAAATATGGCGATGGTCTTAGGGTAAATGCCATTGCACCAGGGTTTTTTGTGGGAGATCAGAATCGGGATCTTTTGCTGCAGCCAGATGGTTCACTCACAGACCGCGGAAATACCATTACGGCACAAACACCCATGAAGCGCTTCGGTAAACCTGAAGAATTACAAGGGGTAGCTTTGTGGTTGGCCGGAAGCGGCTCAGCATTTGTTACCGGTACCGTGATTCCGGTAGATGGAGGGTTTAATGCCTTTAGCGGGGTGTAA
- the uxuA gene encoding mannonate dehydratase: MIFEQSWRWYGPKDSVSLSDIKQAGAHGVVTSLHDIPVGDVWPVAAIKKHIELLDNSNTELPFELHWNVVESLPVHEHIKQGREDRDLYIDNYITSLENLAACGVKTICYNFMPVLDWLRTNVSYQLGDGSKALCYNAIDLAIFDRYILKREGAEESYSPEILQQAEVKFKNIKQEELEILKNSLLMALPGDQKGFTLEKLKKGLADYSGISAEKLRENLIYFLRKVIPIVHDLGVDLAIHPDDPPWSVFGLPRVVGNAADLTEIFEAVPQTANGLTFCSGSLGASQKNDLVELINRFYERIHFVHLRSVHHDSDVQFYEADHLEGSAGMEKLVNAFYENQQKHNRKPLPMRPDHGHQMLDDLSKTTYPGYSAIGRLRGLAELRGLERGIIFSKTTN, from the coding sequence ATGATTTTTGAACAAAGTTGGCGGTGGTACGGGCCTAAAGATTCCGTATCCCTTTCAGACATAAAACAAGCCGGGGCCCACGGGGTGGTAACTTCGCTGCATGATATACCGGTAGGAGACGTATGGCCGGTGGCTGCCATAAAGAAACATATAGAACTACTTGACAATAGCAATACTGAATTGCCTTTTGAGTTGCACTGGAATGTGGTGGAAAGCCTGCCCGTTCATGAGCATATCAAACAGGGTAGGGAAGATCGCGACCTCTATATAGATAATTACATTACAAGCCTTGAAAACCTGGCAGCTTGTGGCGTAAAGACTATTTGCTACAATTTTATGCCCGTACTTGACTGGTTGCGTACCAATGTAAGCTACCAGCTAGGAGATGGTAGCAAAGCCTTGTGTTACAATGCTATTGATCTCGCTATATTTGACAGATATATATTAAAGAGGGAAGGAGCAGAAGAGAGCTATAGCCCAGAAATTCTACAGCAAGCCGAAGTAAAGTTTAAAAATATAAAACAAGAGGAACTTGAAATTCTGAAAAATAGCCTATTAATGGCACTTCCTGGTGATCAAAAGGGATTCACCCTGGAAAAACTGAAAAAAGGCCTAGCGGATTATTCAGGCATTTCTGCCGAAAAATTAAGGGAAAACCTGATTTATTTTCTCCGGAAAGTTATTCCCATAGTGCATGACCTTGGCGTTGATCTGGCCATTCATCCAGACGATCCACCGTGGTCTGTTTTTGGATTACCTCGAGTGGTGGGCAATGCGGCAGACTTAACTGAAATTTTTGAAGCCGTACCTCAAACGGCAAATGGACTTACTTTTTGTAGCGGTAGTCTGGGTGCTTCACAAAAAAACGATCTGGTGGAACTTATAAACCGTTTTTATGAGCGTATTCATTTTGTCCATTTACGGTCTGTGCATCACGATTCTGATGTTCAGTTTTATGAAGCGGATCACTTAGAAGGCAGTGCCGGTATGGAAAAACTGGTTAATGCTTTTTACGAGAATCAGCAAAAACACAATAGAAAACCCCTTCCCATGCGACCAGATCACGGGCACCAAATGCTTGATGACTTGAGTAAAACAACGTATCCCGGTTATTCTGCTATAGGACGACTACGTGGACTGGCAGAATTGCGCGGACTGGAACGAGGCATAATTTTTAGCAAAACAACTAATTAA